A genomic segment from Klebsiella africana encodes:
- the phoR gene encoding phosphate regulon sensor histidine kinase PhoR has product MLERLSWKRLALELFLACIPALILGAFVGHLPWFLLAAVTGLLIWHFWNLMRLSWWLWVDRSMTPPPGRGSWEPLLYGLHQMQMRNKKRRRELGSLIKRFRSGAESLPDAVVLTTEEGAIFWCNGLAQQILNLRWPDDSGQNILNLLRYPEFANYLKQRDFSKPLNLVLNNARHLEIRVMPYSDKQWLMVARDVTQMHQLEGARRNFFANVSHELRTPLTVLQGYLEMMQEQVLEGATREKALHTMREQTQRMEGLVKQLLTLSRIEAAPALAMNDRIDVPMMLRVVEREAQTLSQEKQTLIFTVDEQLKVLGNEEQLRSAISNLVYNAVNHTPPGTEIRVSWQRTPQGALFSVEDNGPGIAPEHIPRLTERFYRVDKARSRQTGGSGLGLAIVKHAVNHHDSRLEIDSTVGKGTRFSFLLPERLIAKNDA; this is encoded by the coding sequence GTGCTGGAACGGCTGTCATGGAAAAGGCTGGCGCTGGAGCTCTTTTTAGCGTGTATTCCGGCCCTGATTCTGGGGGCGTTTGTGGGCCATCTGCCGTGGTTTTTACTGGCGGCAGTGACCGGTTTGCTGATCTGGCATTTCTGGAATTTGATGCGCCTGTCGTGGTGGCTATGGGTGGACCGGAGCATGACTCCTCCGCCAGGCCGCGGCAGCTGGGAGCCGCTGCTGTATGGTCTGCATCAGATGCAGATGCGTAATAAAAAGCGTCGACGTGAGCTGGGAAGCCTGATTAAACGCTTTCGCAGCGGGGCGGAATCGCTGCCGGATGCGGTCGTTTTGACCACGGAAGAGGGTGCCATTTTCTGGTGTAATGGCCTGGCGCAGCAGATTCTAAACCTGCGCTGGCCGGACGACAGTGGCCAAAACATTCTTAACCTTCTGCGCTATCCCGAGTTCGCCAACTATCTGAAGCAACGCGATTTTTCAAAGCCGCTCAATCTGGTGCTAAATAACGCCCGTCATCTGGAAATTCGCGTGATGCCCTACAGCGACAAGCAGTGGCTGATGGTGGCGCGCGACGTGACGCAGATGCATCAGCTGGAAGGGGCGCGGCGGAACTTTTTCGCCAACGTCAGCCATGAACTGCGCACCCCGCTAACGGTGCTGCAGGGCTATCTGGAGATGATGCAGGAGCAGGTGCTGGAGGGGGCGACCCGTGAAAAGGCCCTGCACACCATGCGGGAGCAAACTCAGCGTATGGAAGGCCTGGTGAAGCAGCTGCTGACGCTGTCGCGCATTGAAGCCGCGCCGGCGCTGGCGATGAATGACCGCATCGACGTGCCGATGATGCTGCGGGTGGTGGAGCGCGAGGCGCAAACCCTCAGCCAGGAAAAACAGACGCTGATCTTCACCGTTGACGAGCAGCTCAAGGTGCTGGGTAATGAAGAGCAGTTGCGCAGCGCCATTTCCAACCTGGTCTATAACGCGGTGAACCACACCCCGCCAGGGACCGAAATTCGCGTTAGCTGGCAGCGAACGCCACAGGGGGCGCTGTTCAGCGTCGAGGATAACGGGCCGGGTATTGCGCCGGAGCATATTCCTCGTCTGACCGAGCGTTTTTATCGGGTGGATAAGGCTCGCTCCCGGCAAACGGGGGGCAGCGGCCTGGGACTGGCGATCGTCAAACACGCGGTTAACCATCACGACAGCCGGCTGGAAATCGACAGCACAGTGGGCAAGGGAACCCGCTTTAGCTTCCTGCTCCCGGAACGATTAATTGCCAAAAATGACGCCTGA
- the phoB gene encoding phosphate response regulator transcription factor PhoB — MARRILVVEDEAPIREMVCFVLEQNGFQPVEAEDYDSAVNQLNEPWPDLILLDWMLPGGSGLQFIKLLKREAMTRDIPVVMLTARGEEEDRVRGLETGADDYITKPFSPKELVARIKAVMRRISPMAVEEVIEMQGLSLDPSSHRVMTGDNPLDMGPTEFKLLHFFMTHPERVYSREQLLNHVWGTNVYVEDRTVDVHIRRLRKALEHSGHDRMVQTVRGTGYRFSARF, encoded by the coding sequence ATGGCGAGAAGAATTCTGGTCGTTGAAGATGAAGCTCCAATCCGCGAGATGGTCTGCTTTGTTCTGGAGCAAAATGGCTTTCAGCCTGTCGAAGCGGAAGATTATGACAGCGCGGTGAATCAACTCAATGAACCCTGGCCTGATTTGATTCTCCTGGACTGGATGCTGCCGGGTGGTTCGGGGCTGCAGTTTATTAAACTGCTCAAGCGTGAGGCGATGACGCGGGATATCCCGGTAGTAATGCTGACCGCGCGTGGGGAAGAAGAGGATCGCGTTCGCGGCCTGGAGACCGGCGCGGATGACTACATTACCAAGCCTTTCTCTCCGAAAGAGCTGGTGGCGCGAATCAAAGCGGTGATGCGCCGTATTTCGCCGATGGCGGTGGAAGAGGTGATTGAAATGCAGGGACTGAGCCTCGATCCTTCATCGCACCGGGTGATGACCGGCGACAATCCGCTGGACATGGGGCCGACGGAATTTAAATTATTGCACTTCTTTATGACCCATCCGGAGCGGGTATACAGCCGCGAACAGCTGCTGAACCACGTCTGGGGGACCAACGTTTATGTGGAAGACCGCACGGTTGACGTCCATATTCGCCGCCTGCGCAAAGCGCTGGAACACAGTGGCCATGATCGTATGGTGCAAACGGTTCGCGGCACGGGGTATCGTTTCTCCGCCCGTTTCTGA
- the sbcD gene encoding exonuclease subunit SbcD: MRLLHTSDWHLGQNFYSKSRAAEHDAFLTWLLDRAQEHEVDAIIVAGDIFDTGSPPSYARELYNRFVVQLQQTGCRLVVLAGNHDSVAMLNESRDILAFLHTTVVANAGYAPIELPLRDGTPGAIFCPVPFLRPRELVTSQAGHSGREKQQLLLHAISDYYQEQYQQACALRGDRLLPIIASGHLTTVGASKSDAVRDIYIGTLDAFPAQHFPPADYIALGHIHRAQRVGGCEHIRYSGSPLPLSFDETGKAKSVHLVSFNDGRLSAVETLEVPVTQPLAVIKGDLAAITAQLEQWRGVEQVPPVWLDIEITTEDYLHDIQRHIQALTEDLPVEVLLVRRSREQREKILLNAQRETLSELKVEEVFERRLALTEIDDMKRARLHELFAHTVHTLTAKDENV; this comes from the coding sequence ATGCGCCTCCTTCACACCTCCGACTGGCACCTGGGCCAGAATTTTTACAGCAAAAGTCGCGCGGCCGAACACGACGCTTTTCTTACCTGGCTACTGGACCGCGCACAGGAGCATGAAGTCGACGCCATTATCGTGGCTGGCGATATTTTTGATACCGGCTCGCCGCCGAGCTACGCCCGCGAACTGTATAACCGTTTCGTCGTCCAGCTGCAGCAGACCGGCTGTCGCCTGGTGGTGCTGGCGGGCAACCACGACTCGGTGGCGATGCTCAATGAATCCCGCGATATCCTCGCCTTTTTACACACCACCGTGGTGGCGAACGCCGGCTACGCGCCGATTGAGCTGCCGTTGCGCGACGGCACGCCGGGCGCCATCTTCTGTCCGGTGCCGTTTTTACGCCCGCGCGAGCTGGTGACCAGCCAGGCCGGTCACTCTGGTCGGGAAAAACAGCAGCTACTGCTGCACGCCATCAGCGACTATTATCAGGAGCAGTATCAGCAGGCCTGCGCGCTGCGCGGCGATCGGCTGCTGCCCATCATTGCCAGCGGCCATCTGACCACCGTCGGCGCCAGCAAAAGCGATGCCGTCCGCGACATTTACATCGGCACACTGGATGCCTTTCCGGCGCAACACTTCCCCCCTGCCGACTACATTGCGCTGGGCCATATTCACCGGGCGCAGAGGGTCGGCGGCTGCGAGCATATCCGCTACAGCGGCTCGCCGCTGCCGCTGAGCTTCGATGAAACCGGTAAAGCGAAATCGGTGCACCTGGTGAGCTTTAACGACGGGCGCCTCAGCGCCGTGGAAACCCTGGAGGTGCCCGTGACCCAGCCTCTGGCGGTAATCAAAGGCGATCTGGCCGCCATCACCGCCCAGCTGGAGCAGTGGCGCGGCGTCGAGCAGGTCCCGCCGGTGTGGCTGGATATCGAAATCACCACCGAGGACTACCTGCACGATATTCAGCGGCATATTCAGGCGCTGACGGAGGATCTGCCGGTGGAAGTGCTGCTGGTGCGCCGCAGCCGCGAGCAGCGCGAGAAAATACTGCTCAATGCCCAGCGGGAGACGCTCAGTGAACTGAAGGTGGAGGAGGTATTTGAACGCCGGCTGGCGCTGACCGAAATTGACGATATGAAGCGCGCCCGGCTGCATGAGCTGTTCGCCCATACGGTGCATACACTCACCGCGAAGGACGAAAACGTATGA